In the Trichoderma atroviride chromosome 4, complete sequence genome, ACCATGTATAGCAGGTATCAGCTCTCTTGTTCCATCTGCCGTTGAATCCGGTATACGCGCGCTCTCCACCAAGACTCAAATCTCCAAGTTTAGCCTCGAGATAGTTTTCTGTTGAGCCCTCCTCACTGGCAATGGCCTCTGTGTTTGACAAGTATTTGAATTGCCTGTGCGCGAGGAACTTGAGCAGCATGGCACGATCTGCGATGCCGCTGTCCATTGCCCCTTTCGCATTTGCCGGTGTACCAGAGTTTCTATCAAGCATAGATAGAGCTGAAATGGCGCAATACGCATATCCAGCTATACAACATTAGTATGCAGATTCAACTTTTCCACTATGCAGCAAATACTTACCGTGAGACTCCTCAGTCGAAGATTCTGCAATGCCACCATCATAAGTCTGTCACCACACAGTCAGCATCACAATCCCAACTTTATCAACATCTCGAGGGTATCAGAATTACCTGAAGACCCCTGATATACTccgtcatcttctccacATCAATATCCTCCACCCAATTCTCATCCCCCCTCTCAACCGAGCCTCGCAGCATCCATCGTATAGAGCTCGCCAGATAGCTGTGGCGCGTATCTCTTCCACCCGTTGGCTCACCCTCCCACAGCACCTGCCCGAAGCTCCCATCActtctctgcagcttcttcagccaaaGCAGAACCGCCTTGCGATCAACCCCAGCAAACGCCGagcgctgctcctcctccgtctCTGCCGCCATGCCCAGCAGGATCAGGGCAAAGAAAGTAGCCGCTATATTAGCCGAGCCTTTGGATGCATTTTCGCCTGCCAATGCGTGAGCCGGGCTGCCACAAAAGCCTCCATCAGGGTGCTGGAGACTCAGGACCCATGTTCGCACTGCTGCCCGATCTTCGGCTGTGAGCGGCACAGACAAGATGTCGAGGgcggagatgatgaagaaggcaaaTGTGAGCCTTGTTGAGTCGCTTGCAGTGTAGGCAGTTGGGAGAAACGACTTGTGGCATCGCTGCCAGAACTTGACGtgctttgccttgtccaGCGTTGGCGCGCTCATTCTGATAAATGTATCGGTTGAGAATTGGCCGTAAGTTGGCGTTTCGGTCTTATTATACAGATACTACTGCAGTAAAGAGGGGAAACAAGTAGGTATTTATAAAACTACAGTTTGCCCGACAATGTCCATTGAGCATCATTACAGTAGTGACATGTTGTATCAAACTAACACTCTCGAGCTCCTTGCCGGCCCATGCATCCAGCTGCAGTCGCGAAACAATGCAAAACAATActtactacatgtacctgctcTCCACACACGAAATGCGCCACAATCACGGCGCCACAGACCTCCGTAAAGCCTCCAATAACCCCTAAAGCTCTAATCGATAAGGAACTATTAAAGCTCCCGGCATcaccttgagctgctcgagcATATGTTGACGCCAATCCACCACTTGATCCTCCTTTCGTTTTCACAAAGGCTGGgttcttttctgcttcttctctcttttttctcatccttcttctttgcatcATACGAGGAAGAGCGCCAATTCCTCGCAAGACAACCTACCACAAAGCTCGGATGCTCCGCGAAACCATTCATCACCAAAGACCGCTTGTGCCACGTATACGGAGTCTCTGAAACAGCCCACGATCAACTCACATCTTCCTACATGCGCTTATAGCAAGCAAACACTCGGCCATTTCCCGAAATCTCTACAAAGTCATCAAAACCCGTCCATCATGGCTCTCATATCCTCCACCACAATCAtcacctccatctccctcctccacctcaCCCTCGCCTACTTCTTCCTCATGCAACCCAAAACGATTGAGGACCAGGCATTGGTCTTTGTTCTCGGTGAAAGCATGAACATGGTACGCCTCCTCCTTCTATGCCTTGCGCTTAAATCTCCTGCTGACCGTGGTGACAGCCCGCCGTCCGTGGCTTCGATGTCCCAAGCCCAGCTCTAGCCCTCGTAGCCGTCGTCCTTGGCTTCTCCGGAATCAGCGACCTCGTCTCACTATCAATGCCCGAAGACTTCAGCGCTCTATACTACTGGGGCACCCAGGGTACGTGCCCATTgacctcttctctcccctcCAAGACTTTATACTGAACCACCAATAGCTCCTCtccgcttcttcctctccatgctcctcgtcttctACTCCTACACTTTCAACCCTACCTCGCCGCTAttctcgtcctcgtcctcttcatcgacaAGACGCCCAGGTGCCTCCCACAAGGGCTCCGGATCGGGCACCGACCACCTGCACAACAGGCTGCTCTTTGCATTCGCGTTTATCGAAATGATGGCTTGGTTTTGGACCTGGATTACCCTGCGGGAAGAGCGATCGGGCATTCTCGAAAAGATGAGGAAGCAGCATGAGAAGGAAGCGCACAGCCATTAAATCGGTTAACAGCGAAATTTCCGAATATTTCTTCGAATTAGTATTCTCGCATGGCAAAAGAAGCATCAAACATCATATCACACAGCAAAGTGTTGTTAAACAGCCATTCGTGGATATATCTgtgattaaaaaaaaaatttcaaacaaagaaaataaaacaatGAAATTTGTCTATTGACTTTCAGAATTCTAGCTTTGCTCAGTCTAAGTCGTAAAAGAATACAACGTAGATATCCATGACCACGGTGGGTATAGTACATATAAgaaatagcttttttttttacaaacTGACAATAAAGTCGAAACAGTAagacaagaggagaagaaaaaagaaaggatcTTTTGCAATATACACTAGTGATTAAGCCTATCTTTCGCCAAAGTGGTTTCATTAAAGAGATAGGATATggggaaaaaggggggaaaggggGATGATATCAAAGAAACACATAAACCTTCTGAGTACCTATATATGTGTGTTCCATGTTGATGCTGTAATTACCAATCTGCTATCTTTGCAAGCAGATACACTTCGATTTTCGAGCTGTAACCAAGTTCATTAGTTGCTCTTTGTGTAGCAAAGCCACACTAAGCAAGCACTGTATTTCTAGGAGAAATCGCCGATGGACTCTGTATATCCGGGCTGTGTACCTCCGCCGTAGGAGTGgttgcttcttcgtcttcaaggATCTGTTCTTCAATGATTTCGCCCGGGCCACCAACCAAGGGGCTAAACGCATCGAcctcctcaatctcctcctcttcctcctcttcgtcgacACCGCCCATGtggtcttcatcttcttcctggATGGTAATCTCTCCGGAATGTCGGCCCAGTCCCGAGGCGCTACCACTGCGGGAGTGAGAATGAGATCCGCTACCACCATTTCGATGTCCATGGGAGGAGCCTCCAAAGCTAAGACCCGGGCCCTTGAACagattcttctttctctttgcaAACATGACACCCGTGCCAAATGGGTTTGGTGACCCAGGAGCTTGCGGCTGGCTTGGCATGCCTTCGTTGTACATGTTCATTGTAGGAGCGGGAGCGGGCGGCATTCGAACAAGACGGATGTTGGAGGGGAAACCCGTGCCCGTAGGAGTCGCAGGTAGAACTTTAACAGAGTGGTGAGGCGAGTGTCCGCGAGCCAGCGGCGTTTTGGTAGTTGATACAGAGCCTGTAGAGCTGGTGGAAGACGCCTTGGAGTGGGtatgatggtggtgatgcatGGATCGCACTGAAGACAcggaagatgaagtcgattttctccctctcaaGCCTGCTGACGAGCGGCGGACAGTGCCCCGAGGCGTtaatggtgatggcgatAATGACTGGCGTTTATAGGCCTGCGACGTGGCAATTTTAGGCCTCAACGGCTGTTGAGATGGTGTCCCTACAGGCCCACTGATGCTTCCTCGAAGAGACCCATAACTAGATGATCCGTTGGCCTTAGCGACGAGACCGTTTGGAATGACTCCCTTGGGAAGAGGAGCAGTAGGATTTGCGCCTATTAAGCCGGTGTTTGGGTTTTTGCTCGTTTGCGGCCTGGGACTAACATCATTGATGCTTTTCGCGCTGCCTTCTTTATTGTGAAGATCCGGCACACTTCGACTGGTACGCCTTTCGTGCCCACGCCGTCTTCTCGTGGTATTCTCGATGAACCAATGAGTCCAATTCTTCCAGTGAGCAATTATGGCCTGGCTgggcctcttcttcgctttttGTAAACTACTATCGTCCTGTTGTTGAGAACTGCTGGGAGGAGCACTGTGGTTATCAAGACCCAGCGATTCGGTGGTAGTGACGAGATGCAGAGTTGAGCCTCGAGATCTAGCACTTCGTAGAATACCCTCCTTAGGCGGCGGAATCGGTCGATAGTTGCGCGTCGTCGAGACTGAGCGGATAGAATGGCTATCGATGGAACGGTGGCGGCCATTTTCATCCGGAGTTTGCGGAGCATTCGAACGACTGCCATCGGCAGTAAAGTAAGAAACGTCGTGGATCGCCAAGTCGTAGTAGTGCGCACTCCTACGATCTGGTCTCCCTCGGGTCCTGGGCATTGCTGGTTCTCCTAATTTGATAAACTGCTTGGTTAggccgccatcttcgtccacATCCTGCAGCATCCGCTCGAAACGACTTGACGCTACTGAGATTCGATGAAGGCTCTTGTCCAtatccttttctctctctttcctctttctctctctccggCGAAGTTTTCGTTCTTCCTTCTCAAGCAATAGCGTCCACCATCCAGCCAGGGCATTGCACTTTTGTGCCATGACGCTCTCAATAATGGCATCGGTGTCTACTCCAGCACTTCGCATACGATGTAGGCAGTCTTTCTCCAACAGGGTAGAAAATGGGGGCAGGGCTTTCGTTTCAAGAATAGCCTGTTGCGCTGGCGCATGCTCTGCTAGAAAAGGATGAGCCAGAATCTCCGGGAGTCCTGGTCGGAGTATAGGACGTTTCGAGAGAAGGGATTTGATAAGAGGAATCGCTTCAGCCGGACAGTGTTCGGGGAAGTTTGGTTCTTCAGTGAGAATCTTCGTTCGAGTTACgttgtcgtcatcgtcgtcaaaaGGAAGCTCTCCGCAGAGCAGGGCGAAGAGAATGATGCCCAAACTCCACACGTCCACCTTTTCACCGGCATACTTCTCGCCTTTCAACATTTCCGGCGCCGAGTAGCATATTGTTCCACAAAAAGTCTGCAAATGATTTGTTCGGCCCTCGTACTCTCTCGTAAAGCCAAAATCGACCAGCTTCACGTTTTCGTGTGTATCAAAGAGAATGTTCTCGAGCTTGAGGTCGCGATGGACGCAGGACTGCATGTGCACATAGCTGACAGCGCCGACAAGCTGTGCAAAAATCTTTTGCACCTTTGGCATAGGAAGCGGGCCATGGTCGAGTAGGTAGTTGTACAGTTCGTCGCCTAGGGAAATAAACGTGTTAATTCGCTGCTCAGGAGGCGCAAAAGCAATAGAATAGAGCAGAGACCAGCTCTCGTGGTCAGTCGTAAGCTTTACCTGCACAGTACTCGAGAACCATCCACACCAAGTTCTCCGTCACAATAACTTCATACAACCTCGCAATGTGTGGGTGGACAAACTGtcggtggtggtggattTCGCGGGCCAGATTAGAGTCGGTTCGATTCGCCGACTTCAACACGACCTAGAGTGGCATGATTAGCCAGGATCGGCATGTTACATCCGCCAATGAAAGAGGCACTCACCTTGGAGCCATTAGTGAGCTTGTGGGTGGCCAGATACACCTTGCCAAAGGATCCTTTGCCAATGAGGCGGCCGAGGGTGTAATTGCCGACTGATTTGAGATCATTGCTCGCGAATTCACTGTAGAGATTAAGGCGCTCCCGGTCAGCAAATCGGCAAGGCGAAAGGGGCGAGTGAAGCCAAGAGTCAGCTCAAACTTACTCTAAGAGCTCCTGGTAGGAATTGGCAAGCTACACAGCACCGTTCAGTTAGCCACACATGTCTCCATTGtccagctcctgctcctgctcctaGTCTggtctcgtctcgtctcgtctcttccTCCAGAGCAGCGTAGAAGTCAAATCAACCTACCTTGGCCTTTCGTCCCAGCGCCTCGGCCTTCCCCTTAGCCGTCTGCATccctcctcgtccagcgcCCGCAGCGCGAGCTCTCTTCGTCCCGGGTATAGATGGGCACAGCGACTTCAGGATCCGGGCCCTATGTCTTGTTCGTTCAGCGGCCACAGGGGACGACGACGGGCCACAACTCGGCGGTCCCCCCTTTGCGAATATGCGGCGTCGGGCTCGGGGTCAGGCTCCGGCTCGGCCTCTGGCGGCGTCAATGCATTCGACGATGGCTTCAGGATCGCGTACGAGGCAAGGTCGTCGAGAATTGGCGCGTCGGGCGGCGAGGTGGTTGAGCAGGAAAAAACGGTTCCCCGCTGGGGATCGGACGCATGAGCTCCAAGCGAGATTGTCTGCCAAAGGCGAAGATGGACTGGCAAATTTCAAGCATGGGACATGGGACATGGGGTCCGTGACGGTGACTTGGCTGGGGCGCTGGCTGACTGCTGGAAGACCTGGAAGATACGGGCGGGAACTGGGTGCTGCTAGCAGCGTTCGGAGCGCGCAAGTAGCGGTACCTGCGGCTGGAGTACCTTGCGGGTGGCTCGCCCAGCTTGCACAGCGGACATGGGTGCCGCAGGGGCTACGATTGCGAGCAGTTAGACTACCCGTAGATGCTGCTAGCACCAGGTACTGCTACCGGATTCACATTCCACAGTGAGCGTGTTGGTCCCAGGTGCCTTGTCTACTGGCACCAACCGTTATATAAATACACAGCTGCAGAAGTTGCCGTTTCTCCACGCGTTTGCTCTATATACAGCTGCTTCTACTGTTGTCGACGCTGGCCACTGCGGGATGCCCCGAGCGGAACAGGCACACGTACCCGGTACTTCCACCGCTAGTACAGACAGCCAGGTCTAGGATTTGTGTCGCCAAAGGGTGGAGCCCAGATGCGCTGTGAcatcttctgcagctggTAAAGTGGCGTGGGTCGTGGTGCtattcttacttttttttcgcaggatctgcagcagcagcatttcgTTAAAAGGGGTTTGCGATTCTGTTCAGATTTCTTTGGATGCTGCACTTTGTTGACCATAATTCAGAGTCTCCACAAAGATATCATGGTATAATGGAGACGAAACGCCTTTTAAGTTCCACGTGGGTTGGAAAAGAGTTTACCTAGAGCTTTTCGCCGCTGTTAGTGTTTAAAGGTTGGCGCTAGCAGTAATTGGATGACGCTCATATGTACCGTTTGtataaaaaagaatgaagTCATGGTCGCATGATCAGGAACGAAATAAACTCGGCCAGCGTAGATTGGGCATATGTGATATATTCCTTCTAGAAGCAGTAGGAGAGCGGTTTGCTAGCTACCTTGGACTCTCTAGGTGTAATAGATATGACCTTTGTGTAAAACGATACAGGGTAATACTACTACTGATCTCCAGAGGCATCACAAACACTTTATTAGCAGCAGAAAAACGATAACTTCTTAGGAGATTATTCAGTATGCACATTTCCAatggccatcatcgccaagtCTACCTAAACATAAATAAGCACTTTGCTATCGCCCTTTTCAAAGTTTTTTGGAACCCTCCTGAACTCCCATCCTAATAACATTGAAAAATGGAACCCTTTTCGACCAAAATCTCATGCAGCCCAAGTCTCCCGCCATACTgtacaacaacaacaacaacaacaacaacaacagcaacagttAAAAACAGGTATTATACACACAATATGTGATACATGCAATGGTAGTCATCTTTTGCCGTCAAGATTTTCTTCGCTTAGGACTGATAAAACCCTTCCGCCATTACCGTTTCCTTGTGtctttgcccttctttttccccttcttcttatcctttgGCAATTCCAATTTCGTAAATTTCAGTTCCTCAGTCATGATAGAAAGCATATAGTCATCAATATTGCCCAATCTCCCGCCCCAAGCATTGTACTCCTCGATTATGTCGATACCGTTTTCATCCGGGCCATCTAGTATACCAATGCCGCCGTCAAAGATGGACTTGCCCGCTGGCGTTCCTTGTCGTGCTGTTGATGTGCCCGAGGTAGGTCCGCCAGGCTTCTCCGTAAAGTCAGCGTCGTCGGCGAGAATCTCCTTTTCTGCAACACGAGCGGCAGCGacgtcttctttgtcttcggCCTGCTCGAAAACGCGGCCAACGCGGCGTTGATCGTTACTGCTTTCAGATCCGCCAAGAACCAGATCAAGAGCGGCatccgcagcagcaacgcccTCGCTCATGAAATCGACCTTCTCGCCAAGGACGTCTCTGACGGAAGGGCGATCAAAAGTATCCGTAGTGAATTCTCCCTCTTGGATAACAACGTCGTCTAGCATCTGCTTTTGTGATGCCTTGCGAAGAATATTCGCTTCAATGGTATGCTCGCTAACGAGGCGGTAAATGTGCACGTCGCGTGTCTGGCCGATACGATGACATCGGTCTTGGCACTGTTTATCCATGGCCGGATTCCAGTCCTGATCGTAAAATATGACCGTATCTGCGCCCGTCAGGTTAATTCCCAGTCCTCCTGATCGAGtggacaagatgaagcaaagaATGCGCGAATCATGGTTGAAGCGATCAGTCAAAATTTGACGTTGTTCAACTTTCGTGGCACCGTCAAGTCGTAGATACTTGTGTCCATGAATGTTCAAAAACTGCTCCAGAATGTCGAGCACCTTTGTCATTTGCGTAAAGATGAGCGCGCGATGACCGCCACTTTGTAGCTTGCGGAGCAATTTGTCCAGGGCTTGCAGCTTGCCGCAGTCATACTGAAGGAGGCGCTTGTCGGGAAACTGAATAGTAAGACGCATTCGGGCTTCATGCCAGGGATCCGAGGGGGGGCTGCTTGGGCATAAAGGGCGCCCATCGCACTGGTGCTGATAGCTTGAGGTCTTCATCCGTAAACGCCTCGATGCCCTTGCGACCCAGAATGAACTGGTCGAGGTCTCGAGTCACGACCGCGGGCGTGACGCAAGAGAACTTTTCAATAGTAGTCTTGAGGCTATCGGCTCTCTGGTCGAGAGATGGAGTCAATGCTTGCACAAAGGCCGAGTCGGACTCGAACCAGCCCATGATTTTCCGGGGTactcgaggccgaggcttGCGAAGAGGGTTATGGGCGTTGATATTTAGTAATGCAACGACATTGCTCCCATAGATTGGCCTTTGCTGGCGACGAAGGGCATTGAGATAGACACAGTGCTGCAGTTCTTCAAAGCGTCCCCATCTGGCAGCACTCTCAACATAGGCAATATTCGATTCTACCGTGCCTGGATCAAGAGTTGTGTAGGCGTTTTGCGCTCGACTCTTCTGTGCTTCTCGGAGATCCATCAGTATGCGGTGTGAGCTTAATTGGGCAATGCTATCAGCCTTCATCGTAGACAGATGCTCGTGCTTTGTTGGTACTAGATTCAGAAAGGCTAAATTGACAGAGCTCATTGGGCTTTCTGCGAGAAAAGAATGCTGCACAGCCCTCACTGCAGCCTCATAATCTGAGGTTACGGATTTGCGCATGCGGAACGAGGTCATGATAGGACGGTCGACAAACAAATCGGGATGATTGCAGACCTTACGAAGCTGCATCAGACAATTGATAATGGAGAGATAATTGCCAGACGCCAGCGTGTTCCTCGTGTCGCTGCGTGCTAAAAACCCATCGTACAGCTCACGCTGACGCTTTGAAAGCCGGCAGAACTCGACATGTTCGTACTTGGCCGGCATTTGCTTCTCTACGTCGGCTTTAAGACGCCTAAGAAGATAGGGGCGTAAAACTTTATGAAGCTTTCCGATGATGGCCTTTGCTTCATCGTCCATTTGATCTCTTCCATTCTCCAAAATTTGTGACTCAGGTTTGCGAAACCAGTCATGGAACTCTTGCAGATCTGCAAATCCTCCAACACCGTTTTCCGCAGGCATCAGGAAAAAGAGTAGCGACCACAATTCTGTCAGGTTATTTTGCAGAGGCGTTCCGGTCAGGAGGAGTCGTGAGTGTGTATTGAATCCCAGCAATGTCTGCCACCTCTGCGACTTGAAATTTTTGATGTTGTGCGCTTCATCTAGGATCATGTAGTGCCATCTACGGCGTCTAAACACCTGTTGATCTTGGAGCACCAGCTGATAGGAAGTAATACAGACGTTCCAAACATCGTCATTGTTCCATCCCTGTCGCTTTCTCTTTCGTTCTTCTTGAGAGCCATAATAGGCGAGTATCTTGAAGCCAGGACACCACTTTTTGAATTCCATTTCCCAATTCAACATGACGCTGGTGGGAACGATTACAAGATGGGGGCCCCAGACTTCGTGACGGCAGGCAAGgtgcgccagcagcgcaatgGTCTGAATCGTCTTACCAAGGCCCATCTCATCTgccaagatgccgttggTATTGTTTGCATAAAGACCAGCCAGCCAGTCGAGGCCTTGTCTTTGATATTCGCGTAGTGTTCCCCGGAGGAGAGGCGGAACTTCAACTTTGTGAGCGGAAGGCTCAAGTGTCGTGACTTCGTTAGTGGCGGCAGGTATTGATTCCGCTGGCTCAGTCTGTTTCTCTTCTAAGGATGTTTCGTTATCAGAtggctttgcttcttccaacTTGGCTTCTACCGCCGTTGGTAGCGATGCGTCGTAAGAAGTATCAGAGTGAACATTCGTAATCTCAGTTTCAGGATGCGCGGATTTGTCTGAAGCTGTAGTGCTTTTAATCTCTTCCGATTTCGATGCGTCGGTAGCTGGCGAATGCGCCGGAGCATCAGCCATTATCGTGTCCTGATCAACATTTTCCAACTCCATGTCAGTATGGTCTGAAGGAGGAACATCCGGCTCTTTGGTTTCATTGTCAGGCTGTTCTGCGGTTTCCGTGTTGTCTGGCTTGGTATCCTTTGTAGATGGAATATCATTGGTACCATCTCCGTTTTCTTTTGCATCGTCACCGTTTATTGAATCAGGGTGACGGACAAGCGACatttcatcctcatcttcaaattCAGGGTCTGGCTGCGTCACGTCCACCTCGGATTCAGCGACTTGAGCCACTTCTTGCTCAGGACTTTCAGCCTTTGCTTCACCCTTTGACATTGCTTTAAGCTCCGACTTCCCAAAGAAAAGCCCAAGCAGCCCACCGGCTCCATCTTCGGATCCCGATTCATCGCTTGACCCTTCATCTCCGGATTCGCCACTACCGTCAAAATCAGTTGAGCCTAGGTCGTCGTCCATGTCTACTGATTCATCGCTGGTCTCGGCATCTGATCCTTCTGCATTCCCAGGGGTCTCTGCATTCTCGGCGACCGACTCTGGCTCCTCAGGGGCTTCCAACTCAGGTATATTGGCGTATTTCGCACGCAACTGTTCCTGAGTAAGGCCTTCATCTGCCGCGTCCTTGtggtcttcatcttcttcatcttcagaagAAGACATCATGTCGCTATCGTCGCcttcgtcgccgccatcacTACTACCACCCATCTCTGCCGAAGCCAGACGCGaatcgtcatcttcgccgtcgtctccgttAGCGCTGTCACTTAGatcatcaaagccatcatcctcgtcgtaGAGAGATTCAGAATCTACACCTCCAGCGCGCCgagcctgcagcttctgctccgATAAACTAACGGCTTGGTTGAGAGCAGCCTTGACCCTTTTCTGCTCATCTGCTTCCCATTGTGCCAATCGCCGCCGATTCACTTCTGCTCGAATATTTTCCCAAGTGCCAAAGAGTGATCTGAGAACAACGCGGTAGCGCATTAGCCACACGGCTCTGGCTTCTGCTTCTATCTCTTCAGCTGACTTGGGCTGCCGGCGCAGCCATTCTTCGCGACATGCTTCGGCAAGCTTCTTAGCCACCGATCGATGTCGTTGTTGTTCTATAATCATGAGTTTTCGAAAGTGGCTTGCAGCCCTTGTCATGTGATCCTGACGAGCCCATTGTCGTGGTggttcctcttctccttcaggTACGAATAGTGAGCATCGTTGAACAGAAAGGAGCCCCCCCGGTTCGACCTCGCGCTCAATACGAAGAACCATCCGCGCATCGGTTTGCGCCATTTCGTCCGTATAAGGGGGTCCATCCTCAGACATCAAAAGGCCGCCCTCCTCTACCGGAATACTCCCAGCTCGATCCCAGAAGTCATCGAAATCTGTCCCTATTCGTGGTCGCTTGCGTACTTGGTCTGGATGAACCAAAGGAATCACTGTGAGCCGAGGCCCAACCTTGAGCTTTAATCGCGGTGATTTGCCGGAGCTCTCAAACGTATTTTGTTTGGTAACGCTGGTCGGGGTATCTGGCGCAATTGCGGCTCCTCTTCGTGTGCGTGTCGAGTGTCTGAGGGATGGCGGAGTGGGCGAAGGAGTTTTTCGACGTGAGAGTCTGGAGGATGATCTAGGTTCGGGGGCAGCACCCCTTCTAGAGCCATATCTCGAGTTCGTTTCGGAGGGAGTAGAATGAGCTGGCGTGGCCTTGCTCGTGGGTTTCTGTTTGGATGCGCCACCTCCTGCGGCCTTGTTGGACTTGCCATTAGGCAGTGGGCTTTCCTTGAGCACGTTTCCAGTCGATCCATTGGTAGAATGCCTCGTTGTGCGCTTCGTACTGGGCAGCTCGGCTGGGACAGGCTGCGAATTGATGCGGCCAGATTTGCGCCGTCCGTTCTCATGGTATGATGTTGGCCCGTCAGCCTCGATCTTCTTCCACGGTGGCGATATGGGCTTCAGCTTTCGGATGGCAGGCGGTGGAGGAGTCGAATTCCGCGTTCTCTGCCTCTTGGCCGGCCGCTCGCCGTCGTTGTCTCGATGGTCGTCCATGGCTTCGGCTGTCTGCAGCACGTGGCCATTTGCCTGAGCAGGCGTCGCGTCGTCGTGGACATGTCCATTCGCATGGGATTCCGCAGCGGCATCTCGGCCGTCTATCTCGACGGGCGGCGCGTCACTTGCGTCAACGGCGAGGGTTCTGTTTGCTGTTGGTGATGCCAGAGAGTCCGCGTCCGGAAGCACATGGTCGGGCGACGCGGTCTCGGGCATAATAGCAACGTGGAGCTAAGGGACGTCGCAGGCTTAATCTCTGTGAGGCTATCATTTGGTGGGGAGAAATGGGTGTCTACGGATTCGTGGCGATTCACCG is a window encoding:
- a CDS encoding uncharacterized protein (EggNog:ENOG41), with product MQTAKGKAEALGRKAKLANSYQELLDEFASNDLKSVGNYTLGRLIGKGSFGKVYLATHKLTNGSKVVLKSANRTDSNLAREIHHHRQFVHPHIARLYEVIVTENLVWMVLEYCAGDELYNYLLDHGPLPMPKVQKIFAQLVGAVSYVHMQSCVHRDLKLENILFDTHENVKLVDFGFTREYEGRTNHLQTFCGTICYSAPEMLKGEKYAGEKVDVWSLGIILFALLCGELPFDDDDDNVTRTKILTEEPNFPEHCPAEAIPLIKSLLSKRPILRPGLPEILAHPFLAEHAPAQQAILETKALPPFSTLLEKDCLHRMRSAGVDTDAIIESVMAQKCNALAGWWTLLLEKEERKLRRRERKRKEREKDMDKSLHRISVASSRFERMLQDVDEDGGLTKQFIKLGEPAMPRTRGRPDRRSAHYYDLAIHDVSYFTADGSRSNAPQTPDENGRHRSIDSHSIRSVSTTRNYRPIPPPKEGILRSARSRGSTLHLVTTTESLGLDNHSAPPSSSQQQDDSSLQKAKKRPSQAIIAHWKNWTHWFIENTTRRRRGHERRTSRSVPDLHNKEGSAKSINDVSPRPQTSKNPNTGLIGANPTAPLPKGVIPNGLVAKANGSSSYGSLRGSISGPVGTPSQQPLRPKIATSQAYKRQSLSPSPLTPRGTVRRSSAGLRGRKSTSSSVSSVRSMHHHHHTHSKASSTSSTGSVSTTKTPLARGHSPHHSVKVLPATPTGTGFPSNIRLVRMPPAPAPTMNMYNEGMPSQPQAPGSPNPFGTGVMFAKRKKNLFKGPGLSFGGSSHGHRNGGSGSHSHSRSGSASGLGRHSGEITIQEEDEDHMGGVDEEEEEEEIEEVDAFSPLVGGPGEIIEEQILEDEEATTPTAEVHSPDIQSPSAISPRNTVLA
- a CDS encoding uncharacterized protein (EggNog:ENOG41~TransMembrane:4 (i7-25o54-74i86-108o146-165i)), yielding MALISSTTIITSISLLHLTLAYFFLMQPKTIEDQALVFVLGESMNMPAVRGFDVPSPALALVAVVLGFSGISDLVSLSMPEDFSALYYWGTQAPLRFFLSMLLVFYSYTFNPTSPLFSSSSSSSTRRPGASHKGSGSGTDHLHNRLLFAFAFIEMMAWFWTWITLREERSGILEKMRKQHEKEAHSH
- a CDS encoding uncharacterized protein (EggNog:ENOG41), which gives rise to MPKVQKIFAQLVGAVSYVHMQSCVHRDLKLENILFDTHENVKLVDFGFTREYEGRTNHLQTFCGTICYSAPEMLKGEKYAGEKVDVWSLGIILFALLCGELPFDDDDDNVTRTKILTEEPNFPEHCPAEAIPLIKSLLSKRPILRPGLPEILAHPFLAEHAPAQQAILETKALPPFSTLLEKDCLHRMRSAGVDTDAIIESVMAQKCNALAGWWTLLLEKEERKLRRRERKRKEREKDMDKSLHRISVASSRFERMLQDVDEDGGLTKQFIKLGEPAMPRTRGRPDRRSAHYYDLAIHDVSYFTADGSRSNAPQTPDENGRHRSIDSHSIRSVSTTRNYRPIPPPKEGILRSARSRGSTLHLVTTTESLGLDNHSAPPSSSQQQDDSSLQKAKKRPSQAIIAHWKNWTHWFIENTTRRRRGHERRTSRSVPDLHNKEGSAKSINDVSPRPQTSKNPNTGLIGANPTAPLPKGVIPNGLVAKANGSSSYGSLRGSISGPVGTPSQQPLRPKIATSQAYKRQSLSPSPLTPRGTVRRSSAGLRGRKSTSSSVSSVRSMHHHHHTHSKASSTSSTGSVSTTKTPLARGHSPHHSVKVLPATPTGTGFPSNIRLVRMPPAPAPTMNMYNEGMPSQPQAPGSPNPFGTGVMFAKRKKNLFKGPGLSFGGSSHGHRNGGSGSHSHSRSGSASGLGRHSGEITIQEEDEDHMGGVDEEEEEEEIEEVDAFSPLVGGPGEIIEEQILEDEEATTPTAEVHSPDIQSPSAISPRNTVLA